GTCCGGGTGCAGGAACTGCGGCAGCAGGGACAGGTACATCACCGCGATCTTCGGGTTCAGCAGGTTGGTCAGGAAACCCATCGCGAACAACCGGCGCGGGCTGTCCACGGGCAGCGCATGCACCGCGAACGGCGAGCGACCGCCCGGCTTCACCGCCTGCCAGGCCAGGTACAGCAGGTACAGCGCGCCGCCGATGCGCAGCGTGTCGTAGGCGAAGGGCACGGTCATCAGCAGGGCGGTGATGCCCAGCGCCGCGCACAGCATGTAGAACACGAAGCCCAGCGCCACGCCGCCCAGCGACACCAGCCCAGCACGGCGGCCCTGGCAGATCGAGCGCGAGACCAGGTAGACCATGTTCGGCCCAGGCGTGAGCACCATGCCCAGCGACAACAGGGCAAAGGCCAACAGGTCGGAAGCGGCAGGCATGGGCAGTCCGTGCAGTGGGCGTGGCGCAGTGTAGCGCCGCCTGCACCGGGCCTGGCTTAAAATCGCCGCACCCCACACCGATGGCCCCGCCATGACCCCCATCCCCGAAACCGTGCCGCCCATCGAAGTGCGCATGGCCGAAATCGTCTTCCCCAACCACACCAACCACATGGGCACGCTGTTCGGTGGCCAGGCGCTGGCGTGGATGGACAAGGCCGCCTTCCTGGCCGCCGCCCGCTATTCGCGCCGCACCGTGGTGACCGCGCGCAGCGACCAGGTCGATTTCAAGCTGCCCATCC
Above is a genomic segment from Stenotrophomonas sp. ESTM1D_MKCIP4_1 containing:
- a CDS encoding LysE family translocator, whose product is MPAASDLLAFALLSLGMVLTPGPNMVYLVSRSICQGRRAGLVSLGGVALGFVFYMLCAALGITALLMTVPFAYDTLRIGGALYLLYLAWQAVKPGGRSPFAVHALPVDSPRRLFAMGFLTNLLNPKIAVMYLSLLPQFLHPDGHGSVLAQSVVLGFTQIGVSLAVNTVIVLMAGSIAAFLAARPSWQAAQRWLMGTVLAGLAVRMAVEGRR